The Candidatus Phaeomarinobacter ectocarpi genome includes a region encoding these proteins:
- a CDS encoding NAD(P)H-dependent flavin oxidoreductase, giving the protein MAIPAHIRDNLRMPVIGSPLFIVSGPELVIAQCKAGIIGSFPALNARPEHVLEEWIVRIKTELAEYQAANPDKKVAPFAVNQICHASNDRLQHDMDVCVKHEVPIIITSLRPPAFVVEAAHSYGGVVYHDVINVKHAKKAAEEGVDGLILVCAGAGGHAGSLSPFALVREVKEWFDGTVILSGAISDGSSIASALALGADFAYIGTRFIATEEANADPGYKESLIKHAANDIVYSNLFTGVHGNYLAPSIEDAGLDPHNLPEADKSKMNFGSGGNTKQKAWKDIWGSGQGIGSISDSPPVADLVDRLEEQYRSALDGLSGRSLLSAHAAKASAAE; this is encoded by the coding sequence ATGGCCATTCCTGCTCACATCCGTGACAATTTGCGGATGCCGGTTATCGGCTCACCGCTGTTTATCGTGTCCGGTCCTGAACTCGTTATTGCCCAGTGCAAGGCGGGCATCATCGGCTCGTTCCCGGCGCTCAATGCACGGCCCGAACATGTGCTGGAAGAGTGGATCGTCCGCATCAAGACGGAACTGGCCGAGTATCAGGCCGCCAATCCGGACAAGAAGGTTGCCCCCTTTGCGGTGAACCAGATCTGCCATGCATCGAATGATCGTCTGCAGCACGACATGGATGTGTGTGTGAAGCACGAAGTGCCGATAATCATCACATCCCTGCGCCCACCGGCATTCGTGGTGGAAGCCGCGCATTCCTATGGCGGCGTCGTCTATCATGACGTCATCAATGTGAAGCACGCCAAGAAGGCCGCTGAAGAAGGCGTGGACGGGTTGATCCTCGTATGTGCAGGTGCCGGGGGCCATGCCGGCTCGCTCTCACCGTTCGCACTTGTACGCGAAGTGAAGGAATGGTTCGACGGCACGGTTATTCTGTCCGGTGCGATTTCCGATGGGTCGTCCATTGCCAGCGCGTTGGCCCTGGGGGCGGACTTTGCCTATATCGGCACCCGCTTCATTGCGACGGAAGAAGCCAATGCGGACCCGGGATACAAGGAATCCCTGATCAAGCATGCCGCCAACGACATTGTGTATTCCAACCTGTTTACCGGCGTGCATGGCAACTATCTGGCACCGTCCATCGAAGACGCAGGTCTTGATCCGCATAATCTTCCGGAGGCGGACAAATCCAAGATGAACTTCGGGTCTGGCGGCAACACCAAGCAGAAAGCCTGGAAAGACATCTGGGGCTCCGGTCAGGGCATCGGCAGCATTTCCGATTCCCCTCCCGTCGCGGACCTTGTGGACCGGCTTGAGGAGCAGTACCGCTCAGCACTGGATGGGCTTAGTGGGCGGTCACTTTTGTCCGCACACGCTGCCAAAGCATCCGCCGCTGAATAA
- a CDS encoding acyl-CoA dehydrogenase, whose translation MSEAAKLSPADAPFDPSPEASAPFSWEDAFYLDDQLTEDERMVRDSAKAYCQDNLMTRVKEANRNEIFHREIMTEMGELGLLGCTIPEAYGCAGLNYVSYGLVAREVEYVDSGYRSAMSVQSSLVMHPIYAYGTEEQRMKYLPKLATGEWVGCFGLTEPDHGSDPAGMVTRAKPVDGGYILNGAKMWITNSPIADLAVVWAKLKDEDGKDKIRGFVVERDFEGFETPKIEGKFSLRASITGEIVLNDVFVPAENLLPNVEGLKGPFGCLNRARYGIAWGAMGAAEFCWHQARQYTLDRKQFGKPLAQTQLIQKKLADMQTEISLGLQGALRVGRLFDEKRAAPPMISLIKRNNCGKALDIARHARDMHGGNGVSDEYHVIRHVMNLEAVNTYEGTHDVHALILGRAQTGLQAFF comes from the coding sequence ATGTCTGAAGCCGCCAAGCTGTCCCCCGCTGATGCCCCATTTGACCCGTCGCCGGAAGCGTCTGCGCCGTTTTCGTGGGAAGACGCGTTCTACCTGGATGATCAGCTGACAGAAGACGAGCGGATGGTGCGCGATTCCGCCAAGGCCTACTGCCAGGACAATCTGATGACCCGGGTAAAGGAAGCCAACCGGAACGAGATTTTCCACCGCGAAATCATGACGGAAATGGGGGAGCTCGGCCTTTTGGGCTGCACGATCCCGGAAGCCTATGGCTGTGCGGGTCTCAACTACGTGTCCTACGGGCTGGTCGCGCGCGAGGTTGAGTATGTGGACTCCGGCTACCGCTCTGCCATGAGCGTGCAGTCCTCGCTGGTGATGCACCCGATCTACGCCTATGGGACGGAAGAGCAGCGGATGAAGTATCTGCCGAAGCTCGCCACCGGCGAATGGGTGGGCTGTTTTGGCCTGACAGAACCTGACCATGGATCAGACCCCGCCGGCATGGTCACCCGCGCAAAGCCCGTTGACGGCGGCTACATCCTCAACGGCGCCAAGATGTGGATCACCAATTCACCCATTGCGGATCTGGCGGTGGTCTGGGCCAAGCTCAAGGACGAAGACGGCAAGGACAAGATCCGCGGTTTCGTGGTGGAGCGCGACTTTGAGGGCTTTGAGACACCGAAGATCGAAGGCAAATTTTCGCTGCGGGCCTCTATCACCGGTGAGATTGTCCTGAACGATGTATTTGTCCCTGCCGAGAACCTGCTGCCGAATGTGGAAGGCCTCAAAGGCCCGTTCGGCTGCCTGAACCGTGCGCGCTATGGCATTGCCTGGGGCGCCATGGGGGCTGCTGAGTTCTGCTGGCACCAGGCGCGGCAGTACACGCTGGACCGCAAGCAGTTCGGCAAGCCACTGGCCCAGACTCAGCTGATCCAGAAGAAGCTGGCCGACATGCAGACCGAAATTTCGCTCGGCCTTCAGGGCGCCTTGCGGGTTGGCCGGTTGTTTGATGAAAAACGTGCCGCCCCACCCATGATCTCGCTCATCAAGCGCAACAATTGTGGCAAGGCGCTGGACATCGCCCGTCACGCCCGCGACATGCATGGCGGCAATGGCGTTTCAGATGAGTACCACGTGATCCGTCACGTCATGAATCTGGAAGCGGTCAACACCTATGAAGGCACGCATGATGTCCATGCGCTCATTCTGGGTCGTGCGCAGACGGGTCTGCAGGCGTTTTTCTAG
- a CDS encoding SDR family NAD(P)-dependent oxidoreductase: MTSTTRILVIGATGGIGSEVAKAALAAGWDVRAMHRRPKKAAAAMADMGVEWVKGDAMRAKDVTRAAKDCDVIFHGANPPGYKKWKQLAIPMLANTIKAAETVKARIAFPGNIYVYGDDAFPVLGEDAPQHPPTEKGNIRIEMEYMLRRTPQPALVVRAGDFFGPNAPGSWVGGGMIKAEKPISSVTYPGDPKTLHAFAYLPDLAETFIRLLSNPEVAASNFDIFHFAGHTVGGDTGVSFPDALRNAARMPDAPIKKLPWAMVRVAGVFNETFRELWKMRYLWRTPHRLDNTKLQSVIGSEPHTPLEEALRVTLVGHGCLPEQAPAASPQNETGHAAVAA; this comes from the coding sequence ATGACCTCGACCACACGGATACTCGTCATCGGCGCCACCGGCGGCATCGGCTCGGAAGTGGCCAAGGCCGCTCTTGCTGCGGGGTGGGATGTCCGGGCGATGCACCGCCGCCCCAAAAAGGCGGCCGCCGCCATGGCGGATATGGGCGTGGAATGGGTGAAAGGCGACGCCATGCGGGCAAAGGACGTCACCCGCGCCGCCAAGGACTGCGACGTGATTTTTCACGGCGCAAACCCGCCCGGCTATAAGAAGTGGAAACAGCTGGCGATCCCGATGCTCGCCAACACCATCAAGGCTGCCGAGACGGTGAAGGCGCGCATCGCCTTTCCCGGCAACATCTACGTGTATGGCGACGACGCGTTTCCCGTTCTGGGCGAAGATGCACCGCAGCATCCACCGACAGAAAAAGGAAACATACGCATCGAGATGGAATATATGTTGCGCCGCACACCCCAACCCGCGCTCGTTGTGCGCGCCGGAGATTTCTTCGGACCCAATGCCCCGGGCTCCTGGGTGGGCGGCGGCATGATCAAGGCCGAAAAGCCGATTTCATCCGTCACCTATCCCGGCGACCCGAAAACCCTGCACGCCTTTGCCTATCTTCCTGACCTGGCGGAGACGTTCATCCGTCTACTGAGCAACCCGGAAGTTGCGGCATCCAACTTCGACATTTTTCATTTTGCGGGCCACACGGTTGGCGGCGATACCGGTGTGAGTTTCCCGGACGCACTGCGGAACGCAGCCCGCATGCCCGACGCGCCCATCAAGAAGCTGCCCTGGGCCATGGTCCGGGTCGCGGGGGTCTTCAACGAGACGTTCCGAGAGCTTTGGAAGATGCGCTATCTGTGGAGAACGCCACACCGGCTGGACAACACCAAGCTGCAATCAGTGATTGGCAGCGAGCCGCATACACCGCTTGAAGAAGCTCTGCGGGTCACGCTGGTGGGTCATGGATGCCTGCCCGAACAGGCGCCTGCCGCATCGCCACAAAACGAAACCGGCCATGCAGCGGTAGCTGCATGA
- a CDS encoding LysR family transcriptional regulator — protein sequence MSWDHWRSFLAVLDTGSLSGAADRLGLTQPTLGRHIEALEAGLETSLFVRSVRGLTPTDMALSLRPHAEAMQSAAAALVRSASAPAQALSGTIRLTVSEFMGAHVIPGILAPFVEEHPDIAVELVLSDHTDNLSAREADIAVRMVAPTQDALVGLRLGTVRVALYAHKSYVAKHGIPQSLSDDASGHRFIGFDKQAWVMEPLQEAGYPIARDFFSLRTDRDAAQVALLKAGAGISGCHMPLGNNDPDLVPVLHDAFGFDLEMWLVMHEDLRRVTRMRALFDHLDQGLRSYLKM from the coding sequence ATGAGTTGGGACCATTGGCGATCGTTTCTGGCGGTTCTGGATACCGGCTCGCTTTCTGGTGCGGCGGATCGGCTGGGGCTGACCCAGCCGACACTGGGCCGCCACATCGAAGCGCTTGAGGCGGGCCTTGAGACCAGCCTGTTTGTGCGCTCCGTCCGCGGGCTGACGCCAACGGATATGGCGCTTTCTCTGCGGCCCCACGCGGAAGCCATGCAATCCGCCGCTGCAGCGCTGGTGCGATCCGCCAGCGCACCTGCGCAAGCCCTGAGCGGCACCATCCGGCTGACGGTCAGCGAGTTCATGGGCGCGCACGTCATTCCCGGTATTCTGGCGCCGTTCGTCGAGGAGCATCCCGACATCGCCGTGGAACTTGTGCTGTCGGACCATACGGACAACCTTTCCGCCCGCGAGGCTGACATCGCCGTTCGGATGGTCGCGCCGACCCAGGACGCGCTTGTGGGCCTGAGGCTGGGCACTGTGCGGGTGGCGCTTTATGCGCATAAATCCTACGTGGCCAAACACGGCATTCCGCAGTCCTTGAGCGATGACGCGTCTGGCCATCGGTTCATCGGCTTTGACAAGCAGGCCTGGGTCATGGAGCCGCTGCAGGAAGCCGGCTATCCCATCGCCCGCGACTTCTTTTCGCTCAGGACTGACCGGGATGCAGCGCAGGTTGCCCTGCTCAAGGCCGGTGCGGGCATTAGCGGCTGCCACATGCCCTTGGGAAACAATGACCCGGATCTGGTGCCTGTCCTGCATGACGCGTTCGGGTTTGATCTTGAGATGTGGCTGGTAATGCACGAGGACCTGCGCCGGGTGACACGCATGCGGGCGCTGTTTGACCATTTGGATCAAGGACTTAGGTCTTACCTAAAGATGTGA